ACTTCGAGGTTATGCTTAAAGGGTCTTTCTCTGCAACTCAgttataaattttctttcaaaaatgtatagATTTCCCTTTCACATTTGAAACATTGATCAACCTGGATATCTAGACAAGTGTACGATTCTTATATGACAATCTGTTGGACTCAGGTTTTCTGGTGCCCCAAATTTTGGTTTAGTAAGGGTGCCCAGGGTGCACGGGTGCTCATGTAGCACACCACACTTCTTTATCGTAGCCTCCTCACAGCCCATATGATTATGTGTTGAATAAAATGCGTTTCTGTTCAAGTTCTTGTAAGCCTGGGACAGTGTTTCAGGGATCTGTGAAGTCAAGCCTAGGCTCCCCAAACTGTAAATAGTACTTTGGTTCTTACAAGAAAAGTACATGAGATAAGAGTTGTTCTATGTTGCTCCGACAAGTGAGTGGCAACACTTTGAACTTAAAGTTTATAATTATATCTGCATGGATTTGATCCTTGCTTGATCTTATCTTCTAATTCATCTTTTTCAATAAGAACTGTAGACCACTCTCACTGGTGCCAGAAAACCCGTGAGTTTCTGTTTTGCAGTCAggctatttgattatttttctctctttgataATCCTGCACCTTACCGAAGCCTGGGAAAAAATGCTAGTAAGCAGTATTTCATAGGTGCGTGGCTGACTCTTTCCACCACGATCCTAGCTCACCATCGATTCGGTATAATCACCCTCAGTCTATCTTTCAGTGTCTAAGTCTACTGTAATTTGATTCTAAGGAATGAAATTGAGAAGGCCTTGGACAACACAAAGGAGATGTTAGGATCAGTGACCCCCAGACAACCTCTTTAGCCTGCTGGCCTCACCAGCAACTTGGCTATGGAAAGGCTCCCAACACTCACAAAGGCTCTGGAGGGCAGAGCCCAGAGTTTGCAGGAGACTTGTCAAACGAATGCTGTGTCACTCTCCAAGGATGGAAAGTGGGAGCGAGACTGTCTAAGGGAGGGAAAACTCTTCCTCCACTCTCTTAGGGTCTTTCTCTGGGCCTAAGAATTAAAAAGATATGACatagattaataggagaaaaacatagacattttactaaataatttttacatgCACACAAGAGCCTGCACAAAAAAGTGAAGCCTCTGAGAACCAACACTTACACACCAGGCTGGACAAACACGAACACTTGGCAAGAcaaaggggctggggctggggcagttAGTCGAAAAGTGACTAGGAAGATGAGGGTTAGTTTAataagtgttttttgtttgtttgtttgttttttggtccAGATTTCTCTGAGTCTCAACTTCCTGTTTCTGGTGATAAGAATGTTTCTTCCTCCTGGTGTAGAAACATACTTTTCACATGGGAATTTTATCTCCTgcttttagaaaggaaaataagggCCAGAATGCCCTCCCCCGTTTTTGCATCTGTTGTTTTCAAGTGCCTTTAATTCAAAGTAATCAATATGTCAGAAGCATATGTATTTGGGGGTGGCATCCTCTGACCTCCTCCAATGCAAAACATTTGCCTCTCATTTCAAGCACAGATATCCTAAGCATAACTCAGTGAGCAGTCCCCAGCAGCCGGTTCTGACCCAGTTGTAAGTAAAGGGAGGGAGGTCATGGGGGCAGTGCTCTTCCGTTTATAAAGATTCATTTATCCAGCACCTGTTGATTTTGACAGATGGTGCAGACCCCACAGTGTAAGGTGCGTGCCTACAGGGTTCTACCACGGTCACTGCTCTGTCTGCAGCACCTCGACAGGTACTGGGCATGTGGTGTGGTGGACGCTCAAAATAAATAATCTTggaataaatggagagacatagAAGTGTTCCAAGGGTGAAGAACGTGGTTTTAGATAATCTTTTCcctcttaaatataaaacgtgacaccattaaagtcctagaagagaatgtaggtaggaaaatctcagatatttcacgcagaaacttttttactgacttgtctcctagagcaagggacataaaggaaggataATCTTTTCCCGTGTGTTTACAATGACTACTTGCTAGGAAAATGCACGGGAATTGTAATttaacaccaaaaagacaaagacaaaaacaaaaaccacatatTCCAAAATTACCTTCgaatcaaataaaaacattttctacatGCTTACTCAGAAAAAGTGGGCTCTTTGTACTTGTGGTTCCATGGTGCAGCGGTTAGCACGTCTGCTTTACACGCAGAAGGTcctgggttcaatccccagtggaACCAATGCTAGGTaggttttctctccttcccctcccgaAGGCAAAGAGAAGGGGTATTTTGCTATCCACTGCCACACACTCTGGCTCGCCTCGAGCGTCTGCTTATCTCTAAAAATACTGCTGTTATTTCTGCTTCTCCGGACTCCGTGAGAGTTACAGGAAAACAGGTTTTAGGTGAGCCTGAGCTGGAGACACCGCTGAGAGGCCCATCCTCTCACTTCAAAAGTGCCAAGTCCACAGGAATTCCTAAAATCCGGaaactggggggaggagggaggacccTCAGCGGAGAAATGTGTGGGTGGGACCGATCAGGGGCTGCAGACCAGCATGGCCTTCTAGAAACTCCAACTCCAGCCCCCACCTATCAGGGAGGAGACTTCAGGGCTATTCTCCTAAAATCAGGAAACAGGCCTCTGGCCTTGAGAGTGTGGTGGTATTTGTTGCCCTTGATGGTTGCGGTTCCTCAGTAAAAGCAAGAGAAACCTATGAAAACCGTACACAGTGCGTCCTCTCCAACCTCACTTCTATTCACAACAAACTCAGGAAGAACCAACAAGAGTCAGCATTTCTCTCTGCTCTCATCAACGTCGCTTGCGCTTGTCCTCCCAAGGGACAGTGCCTTTCCAGTCCTGTCCACAGGCGTTTCTGTTCCCGGGCCTCACACTTCAAGACTAAGAAGTCCGGTTGTGCAGGAAGCTCCCAGACCAATCAATATTCGTGCACTCACGGAAAAGGTCCAATTTAGTTTCATAACCaacccccccctcctccccccgctcAGTTTACAGCAGCCATGCTAGTGAAGTTCACCCAGAGCTGCACAGTGTCAGGAGCTGGTTCCTCAGAGTCCAGACAGACAGGTACCCATCCTCACACATGCAAAATGGAGTAGAAATAGCATACAGAACAGGGGAAATCGAGGCAGATGTGATACAGTGAAGGACATGATACAGTGAAGAGGACTAGGAAGCAGTCTTAAAACTGGGCGGCTGGAGGAATGTCCTCCAAGACATTTCAGCTCAGTTACAAAACCTCTTCAGTCTCCTCTGTGTGAGTTTTAGAATTTACATCAAGTAGACAGGTGGGGAAGGATGAGCCTAATTTAGCCCTAAGGGAAGGCTTTGAGAAATCGAAGATGTCATCATGCTGAAACTTTTAATAAGCTGCTCACAATATGAGAAAGGAGACAGAAGACAGTAGTTTTTGAGCTCCCACAAACCACAAGTCCAGGGCAGGTGTGCCATTTGTGCATCTCAGAGTGTGGCGCTGTGGAGAAGTAGGCCCGTGGAAGCTCCTCTGAGGACTTCCTTGTCTCCAGCCACCTCCCCTTGTCAGGTCAACTCTCCTCCACACCCACCTGGCCCGGTCCACTAGCCCCTTTGTAACTACTGTGCAAACGGTAGGGGTTAGAGATAGGAGCTGTTCCTCTGAGCCACGATTTCCCCCCAAGGGTTCCTCCAATTTTTCTGCAGATTATCAGTCTACAGTTTCTGAGCACTTGCCTGGCCACAATACTTGGAAGTGCCTGACTCATGGTCAGTTCATGGTCAGTTGGCTGGGAAAGGTGGCACAGGAAACCTGGACCTGCATTTGAAGTCATTTTCTCGTGTTCAAAAGGAAgttttctacttttgtttttattacctcAAATTCTTCTTCAGGACTCCTAGTCAATGCCAAATGGAGCTGAGCAGAGTTACAAAGAGGAGcatttaagagaaagagaaaaacaaacacacacacaccacgagCACTGTCTTTGGCAGGCTTAAGGGGGTGGTAAGGCAGCACGACTAGATGTGCCTTTGTCTTTCTTGGTTCTGAGTAGATTGCAAATCCCTTCAACTTCGGAGGGGTTTTGCAGTCTGCACTGCAGTTGAAATACGTGGGAAGGTGCACGCACAACCTCAAGCTCCTGCCTTCCACTCAGCTTCCAACCAAGGTTGCCATGGCCCCAACACAGTACTAACCACCACAGTATCAGCGTGCCGCCAGGTCTACCTACCTCGGTCCTCTCTCTACTCACTTCCCAGTTTATCTCCACTTACTGTCAACCGAAAATAGCCCCACTGTGCTCTGTAGCTCAATCCGTTATTGTCTTCAGCGCGCATCCATCACCTGACAGCACAGGTCTACAGGTCTCCTCCACACCGCCTGCCATGGAGGCTGTTCTCTAGCATGCATTCCCTTTTGCAACCTGAACTGCTGTGTGGTCCGGAAAGAAACATACATACTCCAAAAGAATAAGATCACGAATTTACCAACACAAGTGTGTAACTTCTGATGTGCTAAATCAATAAACCAAAACCTAATTCTCCTTGGAATTAAATCCTAAGTAAAGTGGAAGTGACTGCTAAGAGAATATGGCAAGTTGTGTGTACCAGCTCCCTGTGACAGTGTGAgtggctctgaaaagagccttTGTTTCCCAGAGTTCTTAACCTGGTTCCTCCTTACTTGGTCTTGTGGTGGCTCTCGGTCTTCTTGGGCAGCAGCACGGCCTGGATGTTGGGCAGCACGCCGCCCTGCGCGATGGTCACCTTGCCCAGCAGCTTGTTGAGCTCCTCGTCGTTGCGGATGGCCAGCTGCAGGTGGCGCGGGATGATGCGCGTCTTCTTGTTGTCGCGCGCCGCGTTGCCCGCCAGCTCCAGGATCTCGGCCGTCAGGTACTCCAGCACGGCCGCCAGGTACACGGGCGCGCCGGCGCCGACCCGCTCGGCGTAGTTGCCCTTGCGCAGCAGGCGGTGCACGCGGCCCACGGGGAACTGCAGCCCGGCCCGCGAGGAACGAGACTTCGCCTTGGCGCGCGCCTTGCCGCCCTGCTTCCCGCGTCCAGACATTCTCAACTGGAAACTCTCTTCACTATCAGTATAAAAGTAAACCTACAGGGACCGCATATTTTATAAAGGAACTTGGGAGCGAAAATGCAGCTGTGTTATTGGTCAAGTTTTCAACTTCATCTTGACCAGTGAAAACATACACTTGGGATTCTTGCGTTCTGATTGGACTAAAGGAAATTTTTACGTTCAGATTAGCCACCAATCAGACAAAGTATTTTATCACCTTATTTGCATGTCAAGTTGTACATATGGAGGACGGGCACGTCATACTCCACTATCACTTTGCTGTGTTCTACTGTTGGTCTTCAGTTTTCTCGACCATGCCTGAGCCAGCCAAGTCCGCGCCCGCCCCGAAGAAGGGCTCCAAGAAGGCCGTGACCAAGGCCCAGAAGAAGGACGGCAAGAAGCGCAAGCGCAGCCGCAAGGAGAGCTACTCGGTGTACGTGTACAAGGTGCTCAAGCAGGTGCACCCCGACACGGGCATCTCGTCCAAGGCCATGGGCATCATGAACTCGTTCGTGAACGACATCTTCGAGCGCATCGCGGGCGAGGCGTCGCGCCTGGCGCACTACAACAAGCGCTCGACCATCACGTCGCGGGAGATCCAGACGGCCGTGCGCCTGCTGCTGCCCGGGGAGCTGGCCAAGCACGCCGTGTCCGAGGGCACTAAGGCCGTCACCAAGTACACCAGCGCCAAGTAAGTGCCTTTTATTAGGCACTTTCTAACCCAaaggctcttttcagagccacTCAGTTGTTAATATTAGAGCTGTAGGTACGTACTTAAAATCAGGGGGAAAAGTGTAAGTCAAGTGCATAAGTGTTCCATAAGTAGAGACataggaatattttaatttagataAAGGATTTTAAGGGAAGTGGTGGTATATGTTCAGGAGTACGTATCTGAAATTGCAAAAAGTGTGAACTGCTAGCACCAGTCAGGACACTTGTGAACTCAACACAGAAACTGCCAGCTAATGCTGTTGAGAAGAGGCACAAAGATGTAACCATACTTGAGTGTTGACTTCACTAGCATGTTGTGTACTCCTGACATTAAAGCATTTAGTATACTACCTAAAGCCAAAAATAGAAACCTCATGAGATCAAGACTTCAGGTCTCTCAATATGTTAGTGCAGTTGGTCAACAATGTAAAGAAAGGGAGCTACTTTAAAATGGTGCTGCCGTGTCGGAGGAACTTCCTTGCACGTCTTATACCTGAAACCTTGGAGAGTTAAAACGGGAAAGTACTTGGACTGGGCCTAGTGCAACATTGTGCCAGAGAACACCACCGGACAAATCAACACCATTCCTTTGTTCAGACCCCTCACCCTGACATACATTTAAAGCAGCCGTCCTGAACCTTTTTGGCACCGAGGACTGGTTTCAGGAAGAAAATTTCCCAGGACCGGAGGGGGACGGTTGGAGCTCAGGCGGTCATGTGAGCAATGGGGAACGAGATGaagcttctctctctcacctgcATCTGTGCGGCCCGGTACCGGTCCCTGGCTGGAAGGCTGGGGACCCCTGATTTAAAGGACCAATGAGACCTTTGTGAGGGGCAGGACAGTCTAGACCCCAGGCCTCTGACACGTGGGTTAGTCAGGCTCCAGACAGTTCCAACCCAGAGCCAGAAACAGGGAGGGGGACAGGCGAAGGTCACAAAGGGCCCATCCTCACCGCCAACAATCCTGGTCCGGGTCACTGAATATTGTCCCCGCCCACATTTCCAGCACAGGAGTTAACCTAGTAAACTCCACGAAAGAATTAACATGGGTAATTAACATTACCCATGTATTGGCAACCATTGTTTGCCCGGGATCACACTTCCGTTTTTTCGATGAAAACTTGGCCTGAAAAGGGCCTTTGGTTTTCTGTAAAAACAAGTTTCTAGGTTCAATTCTGACttcacaaaaacattttataaccATATTGTGTTGTTTAAATGGTCAAtaataaaaagctaaataaaagcTTGATTCAAGGTAGGCAGACTTAAGAGGAAGAAACTGGGGAGGAAGGGTCCGAGAGCCGGTGACCGGGGCAGGAAGCTCCCTTTCACGGCCTCGGGGCTCAAAGGAGTTAGAACACCGGCCCCTTCGTCTAGTAGACAGTGACCGTAATTTACAAACTGGGGGCCTCGGGCGTAGGGAGGGGCTGGCCTGAGACTGGAAAACAGCAACTCCCTTAGTTACATGTAAACACAAAACCGGTTtaggggcagagaggaaaaatTATCCTTTGGTAAACCTGGGCAAACACTTACCGAATTGAAGCCCGGCGTTTTGTTCTACGTCGCGTTTTAACAGGCTGGGTCTCTAGGCGGCCGGGAAACAACTGCCGTCTATGGATCTGTTCAGTAACTTACTGAGACCCCCAAGTAGCAAAACTTAAGGATTCGTTGCCGTTCCCAC
This portion of the Phyllostomus discolor isolate MPI-MPIP mPhyDis1 chromosome 14, mPhyDis1.pri.v3, whole genome shotgun sequence genome encodes:
- the LOC114489533 gene encoding histone H2A type 1-J; this translates as MSGRGKQGGKARAKAKSRSSRAGLQFPVGRVHRLLRKGNYAERVGAGAPVYLAAVLEYLTAEILELAGNAARDNKKTRIIPRHLQLAIRNDEELNKLLGKVTIAQGGVLPNIQAVLLPKKTESHHKTK
- the LOC114489539 gene encoding histone H2B type 1-K, whose amino-acid sequence is MPEPAKSAPAPKKGSKKAVTKAQKKDGKKRKRSRKESYSVYVYKVLKQVHPDTGISSKAMGIMNSFVNDIFERIAGEASRLAHYNKRSTITSREIQTAVRLLLPGELAKHAVSEGTKAVTKYTSAK